A window of Agelaius phoeniceus isolate bAgePho1 chromosome 9, bAgePho1.hap1, whole genome shotgun sequence genomic DNA:
AGAAGGCTTTGTATCCCCACGGGCTCTGTGGAGGGGTTCTCTGCCACCTCCAATGCCACAGGGTCCCCACTGTGAATGATGCTGGACATGGGAGGAGATGGACCTAGGGTCTGGCTTCTCCTTTCTGCCTCtgccatcccagtccctcctgtgccccccaggTATCTGTATCAGTGTGGTGCCCCTCTACCTGGGAGAAATCGCTCCCAAGAACCTGCGGGGATTCCTGGGCCTCATGCCCAGCATCTTCATCTGCCTGGGGGTTTTCTCTGCCCAGGTCCTGAGCCTGCCAGAACTGCTGGGCAAGGTGAGCACAGTACCCCAGCCCACGCGTGCTGGAcgctgctctgctctctccatGACACATTCCATTTCAACTCCTCCCAGGACAGGTTCTGGCCCCTTTTCCTGTCAGTGGTGGTTGttcctgcctccctccagctcctgctgctgcactgcttcCCTGAGAGCCCTCGGTACCTGCTGATAGAGAGAAACGACGTCTGTGGTGCCACCAAAGGTGAGAGGATATCCTTGGACAGACTGGCTCTGGAAAGTGCTGGTCCATTCTTGGATGTCCATACCTGACAGCCCAACGCAATCCTGATGGTTCAGCCCTTCTGTCGCACCTGGTTGTGCCACAGCATTTCCATGGTGCCCAGCACTGCGGTGTGAggcttttccccatttcctaTGGATGCTGAGCCCCATACAGGGCTACTGGGGAGGTTGGGCCAGGGTAGAGCCAAGCCCTTACCTGGTGCCATACCTGTGAGCATCCACCCTGTGCTGGGTGTCCATGGCCcgctctgcccacagccctgcagcggTTCCTGGGGAGCCCCGAGGTCCAGGATGTGATCGaggagatgcaggaggagcagcggtcGCTCTCCTCCATGGAGATGGCGTCGGTGTGGCAGCTGCTGCGGGAGCGCTCGCTGCGCTGGCAGACGCTCTCGGTGGCGGTGCTGAACGCCGGCATGCAGCTCTCGGGCATCGACGCCGTAAGCCCCACGCACCCCTTGCCCCGGCACacggctctgcaggctctcagCTGAGGCCTGGCAGGGCATTTCCCTGAGTGGCTCCATCCCCCTGCTcatgctgtgtcccctcctggcagatCTGGTTTTACACCAACACCATCTTCGAGAACGCCGGGATCCCCGTGTCCCAGATCCCCTACACCACCATGGGCACCGGCGCCATCGAGGTCGTTGCCGGGCTGATCGGGGTGAGtgagggacagacagacggacgcagcccctctgtgccagagcctgcttgccagctcccagcaccatcAAACGAGGGGACAGAGTGGACCCCCAAAATATCATCtgtgccacagcacagcacctTTTCTGGGGAGAAAGCATTTGGCatggaaatggggatgggagaTGGGATGAGACAGGCTCCATCTAGGAGTGGTGAGATAATTGTAGGGTAGCAGGGAGGTTGGGTAGAGATGGCAGGCAAGGAAAAGGTTGGAGATGATGGAGAGGAATAGAAGTTCCTTCTGGCTCTCGCTTTCATTGTCCTTCTCTTAGCAGAGTCACATGTCCCCCTTTCCCCCGCCCCCAGCCAAGCACTGGCCTGGCCCCAGGCAAGCAGCCCCCCCACCCCAGCCAGCCCTCATTTAGCTGGAGAGTTAGCACTGGGCCAGGCAGATTTATGGCCCTTGTCCCATCTGCAAGTGtcacccagggccagcccaaGCCACCCAGCACTAAATCCACTCCCTGACAATTACAGAGATGGATGGGGGTGGCTGCTCCCAGAAAAGAGGGAATGAGTGGGGGGCTGCTCCCCTCTCCCATAGCCCAATCCAGAGCAGAGTGGGGTCCCCTGCCTCTCTGAAGGGTACCCCCTACTCCCCTCCCCTTTCTGTGGGGGTGTCCCAGCCCCCCAGAAGTCGCCTAGCATAGAGCCAGATTGcttgggagcagccccacaaaTGGCCCCTGATGGACATGCTGAGATTGGTTATAAAATTACAGGCATTTGTTCTGCTGTCAATACCCTGCCTGCTCTCACCGCCGCTGCACTGCCTGCCcacaccctgctgtgcccactgcCCCACAAACACCCCATTCCCCAGCACCTCTGCCTGGCACTGATGCCAGTGTGGCTCGTGGGTcgccccagccagccccagccctgcaccctaACCCCTGCTCCGTGGgacccatctcctgccccatgCATGCTCACCCCTGGCACTTTCCATGCCCCAGCCCCAACCCTGGAACTCTGAGCTGGGATTTCCCCCAATCCCCAGATGCCACCGGGAGCATCCTCCCACCCACAGCTGGATCTGGGGTTCAGAGATGGTCCCATGcaccctggagctgcccagcacCCTGTCAGTCTCTGCTCTCTCTTGGCAGTGCTTCACCATCGAGAGGGTGGGCCGGCGGCCCCTCATCATCACTGGCTTCTGTGCCATGGGTGTCTGCTCAGCTGGCATCAccatctccctgctgctgcaggtagGGCCTGGCCACTGCCACCCCCTGGGCCATCATCTGGGGCTCAGTGGGGGAGGGATGGCTAGAATCCTGGGGGAAGGAGCGTGCATGGAAATGAAAGCTGAGCTGGCTCTTCCAAGTCATATTTTCCCTTCAAAGTTAAAGAGAAGGTAAATTTAGCACCAagagcaacaacaaaaaaagaaaatacaaatccataggagaaaaatcctgctgcttctggtagctttttttcagaaatacttGTTCCCAGGGAGGCAGATGTGAAATGCCAGGGCAGGTGAAGGGTCCTTCTCCTGCTGTCTGCTTCCAGAGGATGCCCCTGTGGCTCTGGTGATTCTGCACCATCACGAGCTGCTGAGCTTGGCTGAGGCTGACCCTCACCAGCCTTACCCCAAACCACCCATTGCTTGTCTGCATCTCACCAATGTGTCCTGTGTGGTTGCTGTCCCCAAGAGCCACCACCAGGCCGAGGGCAGGCCTGAAGCCATGTCCCAGGGACACTGAGTGTGGAGCtctgggccagccccagcagtgtccccagcctggtgtcccagggatgctgggtcagggccagccccagcagtgtccccagcccggtgtcccagggatgctgggtcagggccagccccagcagtgtccccagcccggtGTCCCCTCgcaggctgccctgccctggatgcGCTACGTCAGCGTCGCCTGCGTGGTCGGCATCATCGCTGGCTTCTGCATGGGACCAGGTGGGTCTGGGGCTGCGgcactggggagcactggggtgggaatggggctccaggagagcagcagtgggGTTTGCAGGCAGGTGACAGGAGCTGGGCCTTGGCCCTGTCCCCGTGGTCCCGCCCTGGTTTATGATGCTGTCTCTCCAAGTGAAACCCCTCCAGCCCCACACATCCCCAGGGCACACTCTACCTCCTCCTGCTGGGCCACgctccaggaggaagcagagtgAAGCCCTGGCAGCCTTCCCCAGACCTCTGTGGAGGTGTCACAGCTCCTATCACAGTGCAGCTGGTGAGAATCATCCTGCCCCTAATGGACAGGCTCCAACAGCCAGGAGTGAAACCTGGACTGGTTTACCCAGTTGATGTATTAGCAGAGCTCCTAACAGATCTATAATTCATCCTCAGCCCAGACTTTATTCACTGTAATTACATCTTTAATTAGGATTTTAATGGCTCATTGTTCACAAACAATGATGAATAggagttttaaaacaaaaatatatatatctctGTTCTGGGCGAGCTGTGAGTAAGAGTCCGTCAGGGGCCCCACTCCTCCCTCACACTTGATTTTTGGTTCAtcttttccctgcattttgtAAAGAGGTCCAGCCAGCCCTGTTTCAGGCAACTGGGACCCCAGGCATGTCACCATATCAAAAACAATCCCTTGCCAGATTCCTGTGTGTTTTGGAAGGTACTCTGGACCTCGGATCTTgccccccagcacagggacagtccTGGGACCCAGGACTTCTGGCTCAGTGACACTTGGCTGGAGAGGCTAAGTCCTTCTAGAAGAAATAGCCACAACCTGGGTCCAGTTTTCAGACCACTTACAAGTTGGCTTGGGAAACCACCTCCATCCATTCTGGGTTTTTTCACTCTGCATGGGAAAAGCAGGTTGGAAAATGGCATTTCTGTGTCCTGAGGGAGATTGTGATGCTCAGAAAAGTGGTTGCTTCTTTCCTCCCTGAATCAGCCAGAGGAGCAACAGAAGCTGGATGATAGAAGGAAGTTTTCTAAAGTCTTTTGATCAAGGGAGTCTGGAAAGGGCATTATGGAGGGTGCCAGGAAGATGGTTCTCTATGCCTGTGATCTCCATGAGATTTAATATATCAGCATTTAGAAacatttttggaaaatgaggATCCACATGAAATGTTCCACCTTTATTTTGACTCAGTCAGAAACTTTCCAGTCATGCAACCTGGGGAACTGGCCTGAGCACCCAACAGTGTGCCAGTGTGAATGTCAGGGGACATCACATCACCCCCCACCAGACATATCCCAAGGGTATGGACCAAGGGTAGGACACTGCTCCACCACTCCctgtctcctccagctctcccagcaccaccagtaTGAACCATGAGCCTTGCTGGGCTCCAGCCCTTTGGCCACAGGACTGAGGTGGGCAGAACCTGTTGACCCCAGGGGTACCTGAGTCACCCTGTCCTCCATACCCTCGATGTGTcccctccctctgcagctggtgTTCCCTTCCTGATGACAGCTGAGCTCTTCACGCAGTCCCACCGCCCGGCTGCCTACATTGTGGGGGGCTCTCTCAACTGGCTCTGCAACTTCACCGTCGGCTTCATCTTCCCCTTCCTGCAGGTACCAGtccagaggggctctgggggatGGAGGGAAcggacacagccctgctgttcTCCCAGGATGGGGTGCCAAGGCAGGGATGCCTGTGCTCTTGGCTCAGCTCAGTGCTGGAgagagccagcccagggctgggtgtcTCTGCCTCGTGCCATGCCCAGTTTGGGAATGCCTGGCAGTGTCTCTGCCTCATCCTGCTCTTGTCCCCAGATGTCAGCTGGTGCCTTTTGCTACCTGGTTTTCTGTGGTGTCTGCCTGCTGGTGGCCCTGTATGTCTACCTTGTCATCCCTGAGACCAAGAACAAGACCTTCATGGAGATCAGCCACATCTTTGCCACGCGCCGCTCCGTGCTGTCCATGCCAGCCCAGCTCATTGGCATGATGAAGCTCAATGGCTACGGGGCATtggagagcagctccctggaggGCTCAggctccagcctgccctgatCTCAGTGGGctgatggggatggggatggggaggaggctcagggctggggaagggtgtGGGGGCCAATTTGTTCCAACCTGGTCATCTCTGGGTCTCCCAGGACATCTCTCCATGGCACGGTCTGGGCCCAGGATGAGCCCCATTGATGCACCAAGGTTGCACTGACTGCTGGGCATGATCCCCATGCTGGAAGAGATGCTCCCACAGAGACAAGGGGACCTCCTGAACCAGGGGGTTCTCATTGCTCCTGGGTGTGGGGCCTTGGCAAGGGCTTCTGGCATGAGCTGTTTAATAAAGAGCATTGCCGCCAGAGTCATTATTTGGCAAGTTTAGCCTGGAATGGCAGCAAGCAGGAAGGTGCTGGAATGGGCAGGTGCTTCTCCGGCACCAGGGAAGAGCAGAATGGGAAGAGGAGCTTGTCCTCCTCCCCCCTGTGACTGACTGGAAAGGTCAAAGTGACCCCACATTTTCTAGGAAAGGTGGTCAGGATGGTTCCCAGGCTCTTGCATCTCACCCCAAGTCGGTCATGCAAAGCTGGAGGCTGTTGCAGAAGGGacatggagcagctctgagctggggggGACTGTCCAGCCACTGTGCCCCtccagaagctgctggaagcccTTGGTGCCTGGCCTCGTGTGCTGGCCCCACAGAGTGCTCCCATGGGGACTCTGCGCACTCCCAAACTCCCTGGAGGACAAAGGATCCAGGATAAACCCTCATCCCCTTACTGCACCCTGTGAATTGCTGACCCCAAGTGCTCTCCAAGCACAACCTCTCCCATGTCTCTGCCCTGAATCCTGGGGGCTGTTTTTGGAGGGAGAGGCTGTCCTGTGTCCCAGGAccccccacagcagctcccacaaaTACCATGGTAAACCATGGGGTTCCTAGACCTGCCAGGAGCTGTCATTTGCAGGAAAGCAACACCATTTTGTTCCGGTGAGAGATAAGCCCAGGTGGGGGGGAAGGGCTGTGTGGCCAAAACACTCTCATGCCAGCACGAACATCATCTTGTTGCAAATAATTTagccctttttattttttttcccccagtttcccTCCCCATGGCAGGTCCACAGCTTGGTGTTTGGCGTTTGTGGTCACTTAGTGAGGAGCCCACCCTTCCTGCGTCCCTTGGCAAAGCCTCAGGGCgctgctgggtgtgtgtggGTGCTGGACCCGTGGGGACAGGGCCACACTGGGTCCCCAGTGCCTGCTCCCATCCTGAGCCAGCAGCCGGGGGCTCTGAGCATGCTGGGCTGTTCAGGACAGCAGTGAGagcagggtcaggctctgcagccccggcGCTCCCCGCCCGCCTCCCCCGCTCCCGGCAGCAGAACAGAGCGGTAAATATGTGCAGCATTACATATGTATAATGGAGTGTAAATAACCCCAAAAAGTGCATTGTAAATAGACTCCAAGTTTATCCTTTATTAATGAGGCACTGAGTGCCCTGCTGTTTTAGAGCAGCGAGACTTTGATAATATCAAAACCTAAATTACACTTGTGTCTCTCATTCCCAGCAAACGACAGCATCATTTCAGGCCTCTTTGCcacttgtatttatttattctggTATTTATCTATCTCTCCCACCCAGCATGTGGGGCAGCTTGGAGGATGCCCCCTGCCCTCCATGTGAGGGCAATGGCCCCCCTGGGACCAGCCCCCCATTCCTGGCGTCCTGGCATAGCCAAGGAGTGGGAATGTTGCCTCATGGCCAAGGACTGCTCTAAGTGGCCAGTGAGATGGGGTAGACCTGGGAAATGTGGGGTCAGGACCCATTTCTGTCAGGGTTTTAGATGCCACCAGAGCCAGAAGTGCCCTCTCTCCAAGGACTGGGGGTCACTGGAAAAATTCTATGGTGCTTTCTGGAAGTATTGTTCCTGGGGACTTGTTTGAGGGTACCATGTCAAGGACGTCCTCTTTTCCATCAGGGCCTGGGGGTGAGGAACCCCCATGCTCATGGAACACTGGCAACTCATCAGTTTTTTCTGAGGCTATTGGGGCaaggggttttttcttttttggttgtAGTTCAAACTGCCCCATGCCACTGACCTTTTACTCTTACAAAAGAGGGATTTGGGCTTCCTCTCTGCGTATCTTGCCAGGCAggcattcccagctcctccacTGCAGGCTTCTCAGGAAGGATATGGCTGggtgagctctgagctgcttt
This region includes:
- the LOC129123244 gene encoding solute carrier family 2, facilitated glucose transporter member 5-like produces the protein MGESSRAAAPGLPSSPSPPPPPSPRSARSLSPPLGKGTPRPGGDITGHLTFPLLSVTLLVSFGSSMLYGYNLAVVNSPAEHIKAFYNTTWFQRYGHGLGPAPLTLLYALTVSIFALGGLGGSLLVGVLVERYGRNGALSRSALLVLLAGGFMGFSRELGSPEMVIIGRSITGIHSGICISVVPLYLGEIAPKNLRGFLGLMPSIFICLGVFSAQVLSLPELLGKDRFWPLFLSVVVVPASLQLLLLHCFPESPRYLLIERNDVCGATKALQRFLGSPEVQDVIEEMQEEQRSLSSMEMASVWQLLRERSLRWQTLSVAVLNAGMQLSGIDAIWFYTNTIFENAGIPVSQIPYTTMGTGAIEVVAGLIGCFTIERVGRRPLIITGFCAMGVCSAGITISLLLQAALPWMRYVSVACVVGIIAGFCMGPAGVPFLMTAELFTQSHRPAAYIVGGSLNWLCNFTVGFIFPFLQMSAGAFCYLVFCGVCLLVALYVYLVIPETKNKTFMEISHIFATRRSVLSMPAQLIGMMKLNGYGALESSSLEGSGSSLP